In Synechococcus sp. RS9909, one genomic interval encodes:
- a CDS encoding NUDIX hydrolase produces MAVEVALAMLEREGRWLMQLRDEIPTIVAPGCWGLFGGHLDPGETPEQALRRELLEELSWQPPALELVMVHHIHRRTAHVFRAELSVPLEQLQLLEGQDMALVSAEELLVGSIWSTRLGCHRPLADGLLEVMQQVLAGQN; encoded by the coding sequence CGCTGGCTGATGCAGCTGCGCGATGAGATCCCCACGATCGTCGCGCCCGGCTGCTGGGGCCTGTTTGGCGGGCACCTGGATCCTGGCGAGACGCCGGAGCAGGCCCTGCGGCGGGAGCTGCTGGAGGAGCTCAGCTGGCAGCCCCCAGCGTTGGAGCTGGTGATGGTGCATCACATCCACCGGCGCACGGCCCATGTCTTTCGGGCTGAGCTATCGGTGCCGCTGGAGCAGCTGCAGCTGCTGGAGGGTCAGGACATGGCCCTGGTGAGTGCGGAGGAGCTGCTGGTGGGGTCGATTTGGAGTACCCGGTTGGGCTGCCACCGGCCTCTGGCTGATGGGTTGCTGGAGGTGATGCAGCAGGTGCTGGCGGGGCAGAACTGA